A DNA window from Hymenobacter aquaticus contains the following coding sequences:
- a CDS encoding murein hydrolase activator EnvC family protein, with product MFAKSKRTAFFLVVAGLLVLQAAPAQAQQTRRATTTGTRKKSKAQLERERRATLKRIQETSRILEQTQKQKQASVGQLNALKEKLTVQQGVIRNISSELKYIESDVKQTESQVQQTQQSLEQLRAEYARMIYASSKTANSYNRIMFLFAAESFNQFMLRLRYIRQYSEVRKAQAAQISSTKQRLSQQLTGLTVKKQEKSSLLSDQLSEKRNLVTLKTQQDQVVTKLSQQEEGLRQELAARQQAVSRLDNLIAERVREEIARAARAAARAAAAKARAAAARANASSGAAPTRSPSTTSRAATAAAEAAEEAAVERVDKVTLTPETAVISSSFAENRGRLLWPVAKGFISQRFGRHAHPVLKNVIVENRGVDIQTSAGEPVRAIFEGKVLTVSSIAGMNNIVMIQHGEYFTVYAKLRTVSVTEGQQVDMRQQIGTVYTNAEGTSELQFQVWRNSSNLNPENWLGRK from the coding sequence ATGTTCGCAAAAAGTAAGCGTACCGCGTTTTTTCTGGTGGTAGCCGGCCTGCTCGTGTTGCAGGCGGCCCCGGCGCAGGCGCAGCAAACCCGCCGCGCCACGACCACCGGGACCCGTAAAAAGAGCAAAGCTCAGCTGGAGCGGGAGCGGCGCGCGACGCTGAAGCGGATTCAGGAAACCAGCCGCATCCTGGAGCAGACCCAGAAGCAGAAGCAGGCTTCCGTGGGTCAGCTTAATGCCCTGAAGGAAAAGCTGACCGTGCAGCAGGGCGTTATCAGGAATATTTCCTCCGAGCTGAAGTACATCGAATCGGATGTGAAGCAGACGGAAAGCCAGGTGCAGCAAACCCAGCAGAGCCTGGAGCAGCTGCGGGCCGAGTATGCCCGCATGATTTACGCCTCCTCGAAAACGGCGAACAGCTACAACCGCATCATGTTCCTGTTTGCGGCCGAGTCGTTCAACCAGTTTATGCTGCGCCTGCGCTACATCCGCCAATATTCGGAAGTGCGTAAAGCCCAGGCCGCCCAGATTTCGAGCACCAAGCAGCGCCTGAGTCAGCAGCTCACGGGCCTCACAGTGAAGAAGCAGGAGAAAAGCTCTCTGCTGTCGGATCAGCTGTCCGAAAAACGCAACTTGGTCACGCTCAAAACCCAGCAGGACCAGGTCGTGACCAAGCTCAGCCAGCAGGAAGAAGGCCTGCGCCAGGAGCTGGCCGCCCGGCAGCAGGCCGTAAGCCGCCTCGACAACCTGATTGCCGAGCGGGTGCGGGAAGAAATAGCCCGGGCGGCCCGGGCCGCTGCTCGCGCCGCCGCTGCCAAAGCACGGGCCGCCGCTGCCCGCGCCAACGCCAGCTCGGGCGCGGCCCCCACCCGCAGCCCCAGCACGACCAGCCGGGCCGCTACGGCCGCCGCGGAAGCAGCCGAGGAAGCCGCCGTGGAGCGCGTGGATAAAGTGACTCTGACGCCCGAAACGGCGGTTATTTCCTCGTCTTTTGCCGAAAACCGCGGCCGGCTGCTGTGGCCCGTCGCCAAGGGCTTCATCTCGCAGCGCTTTGGCCGGCACGCGCACCCAGTGCTCAAAAACGTCATCGTTGAAAACCGCGGGGTCGATATTCAAACCAGCGCCGGGGAGCCGGTGCGGGCCATTTTCGAGGGCAAGGTGCTGACCGTCTCCAGCATTGCCGGCATGAACAACATCGTCATGATTCAGCACGGCGAGTACTTTACCGTGTATGCCAAGCTGCGCACCGTCAGCGTGACGGAGGGCCAGCAGGTGGATATGCGCCAGCAGATCGGGACGGTGTATACCAATGCGGAAGGCACCTCCGAGCTGCAGTTTCAGGTGTGGCGCAACAGCTCCAATCTGAACCCGGAAAACTGGCTGGGCCGAAAGTAG
- a CDS encoding Sec-independent protein translocase subunit TatA/TatB, whose amino-acid sequence MQTPTLLFLGDLGGGEIMLILVVILIFFGANKIPELARGLGKGIREFKDASQEIRSEFENADRPRPNPNAGYQAPPVYPAPPVDTPTTPVHPAHHNDAAAAAATTYTAPATPVAPPMDGGITPPVPTPEERPRLDQTTN is encoded by the coding sequence ATGCAGACTCCCACCCTTCTCTTCTTAGGCGACCTTGGCGGCGGCGAAATCATGCTGATCCTGGTCGTTATCCTGATCTTCTTCGGCGCCAACAAGATTCCGGAGCTGGCCCGGGGCCTGGGCAAAGGTATCCGCGAATTTAAGGACGCGTCGCAGGAAATCCGCAGCGAGTTTGAAAACGCTGATAGACCTCGCCCCAACCCCAACGCCGGCTACCAGGCACCGCCCGTGTACCCTGCCCCGCCGGTTGACACGCCGACCACGCCGGTGCACCCGGCGCATCATAACGATGCTGCTGCTGCTGCCGCCACCACCTATACCGCTCCCGCTACTCCGGTAGCTCCGCCGATGGACGGGGGTATTACGCCCCCGGTCCCGACCCCGGAAGAACGGCCCCGCCTCGATCAAACGACCAACTGA
- the tatA gene encoding twin-arginine translocase TatA/TatE family subunit, producing the protein MTLASLFLIGSFGTTEILLILFVIILLFGAKRIPELAKGLGKGIREFKDASKDEQPEFRDRPANPNDPTQPRL; encoded by the coding sequence ATGACCCTTGCCTCGCTTTTCCTGATCGGCAGCTTCGGTACCACCGAAATTCTGCTGATTCTTTTTGTTATTATCTTGTTGTTCGGAGCCAAGCGCATCCCGGAGTTGGCCAAAGGCTTGGGCAAAGGCATCCGCGAATTTAAGGATGCCTCCAAGGATGAGCAGCCCGAGTTCCGCGACCGGCCCGCCAACCCCAACGACCCGACCCAACCCCGTCTGTAA
- a CDS encoding GAF domain-containing DNA-binding protein, whose amino-acid sequence MDVLFRQNTSEAERLETLRNYQVLDTPPEDVFDDLAKLAAYICGTPISLVSLIDAERQWFKANVGLDGVESTHREISFCQHAMFGNDVYEIENAVEDPLFRTNPLVVNDPGIRFYAGAPLITPSGQPLGTLCAIDRVPRRLTEEQREALRILAREVVSHLELRRARLQLEQEQRKLDGLLRMANDAADSLYMASRNELFIKQDHKLVRVSAADIRYVEALGDYVNIYAGRERHTVYSTMKELETKLPPREFARVHRKYIVRLDRIVAIEADAAIVDTGRVGEPTHLLPVPIGSSYKSALLGRLNLV is encoded by the coding sequence ATGGATGTTCTGTTTCGGCAGAATACCAGTGAAGCAGAACGCCTGGAAACCCTGCGCAACTATCAGGTTCTGGACACACCGCCCGAAGATGTGTTTGATGACCTAGCGAAGCTGGCCGCCTACATCTGCGGCACGCCTATTTCGCTGGTGTCACTGATTGACGCCGAGCGGCAGTGGTTTAAAGCCAACGTCGGCCTGGACGGCGTGGAAAGCACGCACCGGGAAATATCTTTCTGCCAGCATGCCATGTTTGGCAACGACGTCTACGAAATCGAAAATGCCGTTGAGGACCCGCTGTTTCGGACCAACCCGCTCGTGGTGAACGACCCGGGCATCCGGTTCTACGCCGGCGCGCCCCTGATTACGCCCAGCGGGCAGCCTTTGGGTACCCTGTGCGCAATCGACCGGGTGCCGCGCCGGCTTACCGAGGAGCAGCGCGAAGCCCTGCGTATTCTGGCCCGGGAAGTGGTGTCGCACCTGGAGCTGCGCCGGGCCCGTCTGCAGCTGGAGCAGGAGCAGCGCAAGCTGGACGGCCTGCTGCGCATGGCCAACGACGCGGCCGACTCGCTGTACATGGCTAGCCGCAACGAGTTGTTTATCAAGCAGGACCACAAGCTGGTGCGGGTCAGCGCGGCCGATATTCGCTATGTGGAGGCCCTGGGCGACTACGTGAACATCTATGCCGGGCGCGAGCGGCACACGGTGTACAGCACCATGAAGGAGCTGGAAACCAAGCTGCCGCCCCGTGAGTTTGCCCGCGTGCACCGCAAGTATATCGTGCGCCTCGACCGTATCGTGGCCATTGAGGCCGATGCCGCCATCGTGGACACCGGTCGGGTGGGGGAGCCTACCCACCTGCTGCCCGTGCCCATTGGCAGTTCGTACAAGAGTGCTCTGCTGGGCCGGCTTAACCTGGTTTAG
- the dut gene encoding dUTP diphosphatase: protein MHIPVINRSHHPLPAYQTAHAAGMDVRANLTDAITLKPLQRALIPTGLFMEIPVGYEVQVRPRSGLAYKHGIGIVNSPGTIDADYRGELKVLLVNLSDAEFVVQDGERIAQLVVARHETAQWQEVAELTETERGAGGYGSTGTK, encoded by the coding sequence ATGCACATTCCCGTCATCAACCGTTCCCACCACCCCTTGCCCGCTTATCAGACCGCCCACGCGGCCGGCATGGACGTGCGGGCCAACCTCACGGACGCCATTACGTTGAAGCCCCTGCAACGCGCCCTGATTCCGACGGGTCTGTTTATGGAAATTCCGGTGGGCTACGAGGTGCAGGTGCGCCCCCGCAGCGGTTTGGCCTACAAGCACGGCATCGGTATCGTGAACAGCCCCGGCACCATCGACGCTGACTACCGCGGCGAGCTAAAAGTGCTGCTGGTCAACCTCTCCGACGCGGAGTTTGTGGTGCAAGACGGGGAGCGGATTGCCCAGCTGGTGGTGGCCCGCCACGAAACCGCCCAGTGGCAGGAAGTGGCCGAGCTCACCGAAACCGAGCGGGGCGCCGGCGGCTACGGCAGCACCGGCACCAAATAA
- a CDS encoding enoyl-CoA hydratase/isomerase family protein: MPTFENLLYSLDAATGILTITLNRPSKLNALNAATIEEIREATQQALDDPQVRGIILTGSGEKAFVAGADISELAALNDISGRRAAERGQEAFCMLEESTKPVIAAVNGFALGGGCELAMACHMRVASDNARFGQPEVNLGLIPGYGGTQRLTQLIGKGKALELLLTGDQIKADEAHRLGLVNHVVPQAELLPFCQQLMTKILSKAPLAVGLVIDCVNAFYDKEMNGYQTEANSFGHSFASDDFREGTTAFLEKRPAVFTGK; encoded by the coding sequence ATGCCCACTTTCGAAAACCTGCTTTACTCCCTCGATGCGGCCACCGGCATCCTGACCATCACCCTGAACCGCCCTTCCAAGCTGAACGCGCTGAACGCGGCGACCATCGAAGAAATCCGGGAGGCCACCCAGCAGGCCCTCGACGACCCGCAGGTGCGCGGCATCATCTTGACCGGCAGCGGCGAAAAAGCCTTCGTGGCCGGGGCCGACATTTCGGAGCTGGCCGCCCTGAACGACATCAGTGGCCGCCGCGCCGCCGAGCGGGGCCAGGAGGCCTTCTGCATGCTGGAAGAAAGCACCAAGCCCGTCATTGCCGCCGTCAACGGCTTTGCCCTGGGCGGGGGCTGCGAGCTGGCCATGGCCTGCCACATGCGCGTAGCCTCCGACAATGCCCGCTTCGGTCAGCCCGAGGTGAATCTGGGCCTTATTCCGGGCTACGGCGGCACCCAGCGCCTGACCCAGCTGATCGGCAAAGGCAAGGCCCTGGAGTTGCTGCTGACCGGCGACCAGATCAAAGCCGACGAAGCCCACCGCCTGGGCCTCGTAAACCACGTGGTGCCCCAGGCCGAGCTGCTGCCCTTCTGCCAGCAGCTGATGACCAAGATTCTGAGCAAGGCCCCGCTGGCCGTGGGCCTGGTTATCGACTGCGTGAATGCCTTCTACGACAAGGAAATGAACGGCTACCAGACCGAGGCCAACTCGTTTGGTCACAGCTTCGCCTCCGACGACTTCCGCGAAGGCACCACGGCGTTCCTGGAAAAGCGCCCGGCTGTGTTCACCGGTAAGTAG
- a CDS encoding DUF4292 domain-containing protein — MNKCFPLVLLWVGLLLSGCSHKIFPTKTASTPTPAKGSDLVKAKNLDFRYLKAKGKIKIDMPTLQQTANLNLRVRKDSAIWLSVSLGIEGVRAYITRDSVQVINYLQKEYYAGDYAYLSRLLNVPVTFDRVQALLLGDYLPAQGSTAPKISGEGAMQQVEFQEGNVLITQLIELTRNRVQQIKLAEQQTQNKFTVDFSDFRPLDPSTMPFAYAVLVQGQPASGKLATASINYRNVDVDKERLSFPFSVPKGYVRKK, encoded by the coding sequence ATGAATAAGTGCTTTCCGCTGGTGTTGCTGTGGGTGGGTCTGCTGCTGAGTGGCTGCAGCCATAAGATTTTCCCCACCAAAACGGCCTCGACCCCCACGCCAGCCAAAGGCTCTGACTTGGTAAAAGCCAAAAATCTGGATTTCCGCTACCTGAAGGCCAAAGGGAAAATCAAGATTGACATGCCCACGCTGCAGCAAACGGCCAACCTGAACCTGCGCGTGCGCAAAGACAGCGCCATCTGGCTGTCGGTATCGTTGGGTATCGAGGGCGTGCGGGCCTATATCACCCGCGACTCGGTGCAGGTCATCAACTACCTGCAGAAAGAGTATTACGCCGGCGACTACGCCTACCTGAGCCGCCTGCTGAACGTGCCCGTCACCTTCGACCGGGTGCAGGCCCTGCTGCTGGGCGACTACCTGCCGGCCCAGGGCAGCACCGCGCCCAAAATCAGCGGCGAAGGGGCTATGCAGCAGGTCGAGTTTCAGGAAGGCAACGTACTGATTACCCAGCTGATCGAGCTGACCCGCAACCGGGTGCAGCAAATCAAGCTGGCCGAGCAGCAGACCCAGAACAAGTTCACGGTCGACTTCTCCGACTTCCGCCCGCTAGACCCCAGCACCATGCCTTTCGCCTACGCCGTGCTGGTGCAGGGTCAGCCCGCCTCCGGCAAGCTGGCCACGGCCTCGATCAACTACCGCAACGTGGATGTCGACAAGGAGCGCCTCTCCTTCCCGTTCTCGGTTCCGAAGGGCTATGTTCGCAAAAAGTAA
- a CDS encoding oligosaccharide flippase family protein: protein MSIAKKLASQTAVYGISSIVGRVLSYLLVPIYTARFAAAEYGIVTGLYAYVSFLNVVFTYGMETTFFRFANRAGADRQELYNRVLTLLLLSSAVLTAVLALLARPLMSLLDLPPGQERYAVWIALILGLDAVAAIPFAKLRLENKARKFAAVRMANILLNVGLNIFFIVFCPDVLAGKYLAGLQPLVRSLYDPSVGVGYVFLSNLAASAFTLLLLGRELTSFRFRLNLEPLRPLLKYAYPIMLMGLAGMVNETLDRILLPLWLPEGFYPGKSSLTAVGIYGACYKLSIFMQLVTQAFRYAAEPFFFAQSTDKNSPRTFALVLKWFTLSCAVIFVVVSVNVEDFGRLFLHRAEYREGLGVVPVLLLANLFLGVYWNLSVWFKLTDKTYYGTYIGFGGAVLTIVLNFLLIPLLGYMGSALTTLACYFMMAVVCWRLGEKHFPVPYPVARLATWLAVACGLVALSWYVPVADFWLRHAFHAGLCVVFVGLLYLIEWPRQLAARA from the coding sequence ATGAGCATAGCAAAAAAGCTGGCCAGCCAGACGGCCGTATATGGTATCAGCAGCATCGTGGGGCGGGTCTTGTCCTACCTGCTGGTGCCGATATACACCGCCCGGTTTGCCGCGGCCGAATACGGCATCGTGACGGGGCTCTACGCCTACGTGTCGTTTCTGAACGTGGTGTTTACCTACGGCATGGAAACGACTTTCTTCCGGTTTGCCAACCGCGCTGGGGCCGACCGGCAGGAGCTCTACAACCGGGTGCTGACCCTGCTGCTGCTCAGCAGCGCGGTGCTCACGGCCGTGCTGGCCCTGCTGGCCCGCCCCCTGATGAGCCTGCTCGACCTGCCGCCGGGCCAGGAGCGCTACGCCGTCTGGATTGCCCTGATTCTGGGCCTCGACGCGGTGGCGGCCATTCCGTTTGCCAAGCTGCGCCTGGAAAACAAGGCCCGCAAGTTTGCCGCCGTGCGCATGGCTAATATTCTGCTCAACGTGGGGCTGAACATCTTTTTCATCGTGTTCTGCCCCGATGTGCTGGCCGGCAAGTACCTGGCGGGCCTGCAGCCGCTGGTGCGCAGCCTCTACGACCCCAGCGTGGGCGTGGGCTACGTGTTTCTGTCGAACCTGGCGGCCAGCGCCTTTACTCTGCTGCTGCTGGGCCGGGAGCTGACCAGCTTCCGCTTCCGCCTGAATCTGGAGCCGCTGCGGCCCCTGCTCAAGTACGCCTACCCAATTATGCTCATGGGCCTGGCGGGCATGGTAAACGAAACGTTGGACCGGATTCTGCTGCCGCTGTGGCTGCCCGAAGGCTTTTACCCGGGCAAGAGCAGCCTCACCGCCGTTGGTATTTACGGGGCCTGCTACAAGCTGAGCATCTTTATGCAGCTCGTTACCCAGGCGTTCCGCTACGCGGCCGAGCCGTTTTTCTTCGCCCAAAGCACCGACAAGAACTCACCCCGCACCTTTGCCCTGGTGTTGAAGTGGTTTACCCTGAGCTGCGCCGTTATTTTTGTGGTCGTCAGCGTGAACGTGGAGGACTTCGGCCGCCTGTTTCTGCACCGGGCCGAGTACCGGGAAGGCCTGGGCGTGGTGCCCGTGCTGCTGCTGGCCAACCTGTTTCTGGGCGTGTACTGGAACCTGTCGGTCTGGTTTAAGCTCACCGACAAAACCTACTACGGCACCTACATCGGCTTCGGCGGGGCCGTGCTGACCATCGTGCTCAACTTCCTGCTGATTCCGCTGCTGGGCTACATGGGCAGCGCCCTGACCACGCTGGCCTGCTACTTCATGATGGCCGTGGTGTGCTGGCGCCTAGGCGAAAAGCACTTCCCCGTGCCCTACCCCGTAGCCCGGCTGGCCACGTGGCTGGCGGTGGCCTGCGGCCTGGTAGCCCTGAGCTGGTACGTGCCCGTGGCCGACTTCTGGCTGCGCCACGCCTTCCACGCGGGCTTGTGCGTGGTATTCGTGGGGCTGCTGTACCTCATCGAGTGGCCCCGGCAGCTGGCGGCTCGGGCGTAA
- a CDS encoding sugar nucleotidyltransferase, with product MKIIVPMAGMGKRMRPHTLTVPKPLIPIAGKPIVQRLVEDIAKVCGEQVEEVAFIIGRFGETVEKSLIKIAESVGAKGTIVYQDEPLGTAHAILCAKESLSGPLVVAFADTLFKADFTLDTSAAGTIWVQRVDDPKPFGVVKLDENGQITDFVEKPQEFVSDLAIIGIYYFQDGEYLRDELQFLLDNDIKDKGEYQLTNALENMKNKGTTFVPGRVTEWLDCGNKDATVFTNQRYLEYLQERSENLVSESAKLVNSVIIPPVYIGENVVVTDSVVGPHVSLGDHSNVRSSVVSNSIVQQSASVLHSNVTNSMIGNFATVTGTPNDLSLGDYNTLRV from the coding sequence ATGAAAATCATTGTACCGATGGCCGGCATGGGCAAGCGCATGCGCCCCCACACTCTCACGGTTCCCAAGCCCCTGATTCCAATTGCCGGCAAGCCCATCGTGCAACGCCTAGTGGAAGACATTGCCAAAGTCTGCGGCGAGCAGGTGGAGGAAGTCGCCTTCATCATCGGCCGCTTCGGCGAAACGGTAGAGAAAAGCCTGATCAAAATTGCGGAGTCGGTGGGCGCCAAGGGCACCATCGTGTACCAGGATGAGCCCCTGGGCACGGCCCACGCCATTCTCTGCGCCAAAGAATCCCTGAGCGGCCCGCTGGTGGTGGCTTTTGCCGACACCCTGTTCAAAGCCGACTTTACCCTCGACACCTCGGCCGCCGGCACCATCTGGGTGCAGCGCGTGGATGACCCCAAGCCCTTCGGCGTGGTGAAGCTCGACGAGAACGGGCAGATTACCGACTTCGTGGAAAAACCCCAGGAGTTCGTGTCCGATCTGGCCATTATCGGCATCTACTACTTCCAGGACGGCGAGTACCTGCGCGACGAACTGCAGTTCCTGCTCGACAACGACATCAAGGACAAAGGCGAGTACCAGCTCACCAACGCCCTGGAAAATATGAAGAACAAGGGCACTACGTTTGTGCCCGGCCGCGTTACGGAGTGGCTCGACTGCGGCAACAAGGACGCGACGGTGTTTACCAACCAGCGCTACCTCGAATACTTGCAGGAGCGCAGCGAAAACCTGGTTTCGGAATCCGCTAAGCTGGTGAACTCCGTCATTATCCCACCGGTCTACATCGGCGAAAACGTGGTGGTGACGGACTCGGTCGTGGGCCCGCACGTGTCGCTCGGCGACCATAGCAACGTACGCAGCTCGGTGGTATCGAACTCCATCGTGCAGCAGTCGGCCTCGGTGCTGCACAGCAACGTGACCAACTCGATGATTGGTAACTTCGCCACCGTAACCGGCACGCCCAACGACCTGAGCCTGGGTGATTACAACACGCTGCGCGTGTGA
- the mscL gene encoding large conductance mechanosensitive channel protein MscL has protein sequence MGFVSEFKEFISKGNVLDLAVGVIIGASFGKIVTSLTDDIIMPIIGLAIGGIDLKEWYLPLDGNTYANFEAAKAAKAATINYGVFLNAIIYFLIIAFCVFLIVKFANRFKKPPVVVAVADPAPTKDQMLLMEIRDALRTR, from the coding sequence ATGGGCTTTGTATCCGAATTCAAGGAGTTTATTTCCAAAGGAAACGTGCTGGATTTGGCGGTAGGGGTTATCATCGGGGCTTCCTTTGGCAAAATCGTCACCTCGCTCACCGACGACATCATCATGCCAATCATCGGGCTGGCCATCGGGGGCATCGATTTGAAGGAGTGGTACCTGCCGCTGGACGGCAACACCTACGCCAACTTTGAGGCGGCCAAGGCGGCCAAGGCGGCTACCATCAACTACGGCGTGTTTCTCAACGCCATCATCTACTTCCTCATCATTGCCTTCTGCGTATTCCTGATCGTGAAGTTCGCCAACCGCTTCAAGAAGCCGCCGGTAGTAGTGGCCGTTGCCGACCCGGCCCCGACTAAGGACCAGATGCTGCTGATGGAAATCCGGGACGCGTTGCGCACCCGCTAA
- a CDS encoding tetratricopeptide repeat protein has product MNRFAATTLLLLGLLLAGPGYAQQPADKETPAADTKPRKLSRKERKELARRAEVDAARQQVRELSEKDREMSESFFVEGVKYVLLEDYNKGLERLLKAYALNPTNAAINYKIAETNLLSGNLKDATNFAQVAVKLDPKNAYYYLLLAQIYSSQKQYDQAAKVYTSLIRDVPDSGYYLFNLADLYMAQGKLNEALTTFEQAEKQFGPLDEVSFKKQQIYLKQNNLDKALQEGEALIASNPDEIRYVLAQAEMYATNNRFPDAIRVAEKALKQDPDNPQARMILADIYRQQNNKPESDKQIKLAFESPALDVDEKVRILVDYIKQLPNPALEKIALDLADITTRIHPKEAKAFSVAGDIQTITEHKEQARDNYLKAIRLDNTKFQIWQQVVLIDAELNQIDSLLRHTDRALELFPNQAPLWYYNGVAQLLKKQPVKGVKALEYGRKLSTDNPELLAQIDTQLGDAYHELKEYAKSDAAYEAALTFDANNAQALNNYSYFLSMRGEKLEKAKEMAGKLVKQFPTNDTYLDTYAWVLYKLKDYTGARQNLEKALKTSSDATIIEHYGDVLFQLGEKELAMAEWQKAKKAGGASALIDRKIKDKKLYE; this is encoded by the coding sequence ATGAACCGATTTGCCGCCACTACTCTTCTGCTGCTGGGCCTGCTGCTGGCCGGTCCGGGCTATGCCCAGCAACCGGCCGATAAGGAAACGCCGGCCGCCGATACCAAGCCCAGGAAGCTCAGCCGCAAGGAGCGCAAAGAGCTGGCGCGCCGTGCCGAAGTAGACGCGGCGCGCCAGCAGGTGCGCGAGCTGTCGGAGAAAGACCGGGAAATGAGCGAGTCATTCTTCGTGGAAGGCGTGAAATACGTGCTCCTCGAAGACTACAACAAGGGCCTGGAGCGGCTGCTGAAAGCCTACGCCCTGAACCCGACCAACGCGGCCATCAACTACAAGATTGCCGAAACCAACCTGCTCAGCGGCAACCTGAAGGACGCCACCAACTTTGCGCAGGTGGCCGTGAAGCTGGACCCCAAAAACGCCTACTACTACCTGCTGCTGGCCCAGATTTACTCTTCGCAGAAGCAGTACGACCAGGCCGCCAAGGTCTACACCAGCCTGATTCGGGACGTGCCCGACTCGGGCTATTACCTCTTCAACCTGGCCGACCTCTACATGGCCCAGGGCAAGCTGAACGAGGCCCTGACCACGTTTGAGCAGGCCGAAAAGCAGTTTGGCCCCTTGGATGAGGTGTCGTTCAAGAAGCAGCAGATCTACCTCAAGCAGAACAACCTCGACAAGGCCCTGCAGGAAGGCGAGGCGCTGATTGCCTCCAACCCCGACGAAATCCGCTACGTGCTGGCCCAGGCCGAAATGTACGCCACCAACAACCGGTTTCCGGATGCTATTCGGGTGGCCGAAAAAGCCCTGAAGCAGGACCCGGACAACCCCCAGGCCCGCATGATTTTGGCCGACATCTACCGGCAGCAGAACAACAAGCCCGAGTCGGACAAGCAAATCAAGCTGGCCTTCGAAAGCCCGGCCCTCGACGTGGACGAGAAGGTGCGGATTCTGGTCGACTACATCAAGCAGCTACCCAACCCCGCGCTGGAGAAAATAGCGCTGGACCTGGCCGACATTACCACCCGCATCCACCCCAAAGAGGCCAAGGCGTTTTCCGTGGCCGGCGACATTCAGACCATTACCGAGCACAAGGAGCAGGCCCGCGACAATTACCTCAAGGCCATCCGGCTCGACAACACTAAGTTTCAGATCTGGCAGCAGGTGGTGCTCATCGACGCCGAGCTCAACCAGATTGACTCCCTGCTGCGCCACACCGACCGGGCCCTGGAGCTGTTTCCGAACCAGGCCCCGCTGTGGTACTACAACGGCGTGGCTCAGCTCCTGAAAAAGCAGCCCGTGAAAGGCGTGAAGGCCCTGGAATACGGCCGCAAGCTTTCCACCGACAACCCCGAGCTGCTGGCCCAGATTGACACCCAGCTCGGCGACGCCTACCACGAGCTGAAGGAATACGCCAAGTCGGATGCGGCGTACGAGGCCGCCCTGACCTTCGACGCCAACAACGCCCAGGCCCTGAACAACTACAGCTACTTCCTCTCAATGCGGGGCGAAAAGCTGGAAAAGGCCAAGGAAATGGCGGGCAAGCTGGTCAAGCAGTTTCCCACCAACGACACCTACCTCGACACCTACGCCTGGGTGCTCTACAAGCTGAAAGACTACACCGGGGCCCGGCAAAACCTGGAAAAGGCCCTGAAAACCAGCTCCGACGCCACCATCATCGAGCACTACGGCGACGTGCTGTTTCAGCTCGGGGAAAAAGAACTGGCCATGGCCGAATGGCAAAAAGCCAAAAAGGCGGGCGGGGCCTCAGCCCTGATTGACCGCAAGATCAAAGACAAAAAACTGTATGAATAA